Proteins from a single region of Paraburkholderia sp. PGU19:
- a CDS encoding alpha/beta hydrolase translates to MSTWILLRGLTREARHWGALPDMLRAALDGANPHASASAANAAATRLLTIDLPGNGEYASLRAPLDVAGMVEFVRAAAGASGAAGPYCVLAMSLGGMVATCWAQRHPAEIARLVLINTSMRPFSRFDERLRPQAWPGLARIASHWRDARAAEEAIHRLTCNHRDTVDADLKEWIAIRESAPVSRANALRQLLAAARFSAGRQRPACATLVLSSREDGLVDPACSVALAAAWSADHWRHAWAGHDLPHDDPVWTVERIGAWLVQPTVDPDLENEQTDLTDE, encoded by the coding sequence ATGAGTACGTGGATCCTGTTGCGCGGCCTGACGCGCGAGGCACGGCACTGGGGCGCATTGCCCGACATGTTGCGCGCGGCGCTGGATGGCGCGAACCCGCACGCGTCTGCGTCTGCCGCGAACGCCGCCGCCACTCGCTTGCTGACCATCGACCTGCCCGGCAACGGCGAATATGCGAGCCTGCGCGCGCCGCTGGATGTCGCAGGGATGGTCGAGTTCGTGCGCGCGGCGGCGGGCGCCAGCGGCGCGGCGGGACCATATTGCGTGCTGGCGATGTCGCTGGGCGGCATGGTCGCGACCTGCTGGGCGCAACGTCATCCCGCCGAGATCGCGCGGCTCGTGCTGATCAACACCAGCATGCGGCCGTTCAGCCGCTTCGACGAACGGCTGCGCCCGCAGGCGTGGCCGGGGCTGGCGCGCATTGCTTCGCATTGGCGCGACGCGCGGGCCGCGGAAGAGGCGATTCATCGCCTGACCTGCAATCACCGCGACACGGTCGACGCCGACCTGAAGGAATGGATCGCGATCCGCGAGAGCGCTCCCGTCAGCCGGGCGAACGCGCTGCGTCAGTTGCTCGCGGCCGCGCGCTTCAGTGCCGGGCGGCAGCGGCCGGCGTGCGCGACGCTGGTGTTGTCGTCGCGGGAAGACGGGCTGGTCGACCCCGCGTGCTCAGTGGCGCTGGCCGCGGCATGGAGCGCCGATCACTGGCGGCACGCGTGGGCCGGCCACGATTTGCCGCACGACGATCCCGTGTGGACGGTCGAACGCATTGGCGCCTGGCTCGTGCAGCCCACCGTCGATCCCGACCTCGAAAATGAGCAAACCGATTTAACCGACGAATAA